A region from the Drosophila bipectinata strain 14024-0381.07 chromosome 3R, DbipHiC1v2, whole genome shotgun sequence genome encodes:
- the Theg gene encoding sperm microtubule associated protein 2-like — translation MTIQRLKCDLSPELTTCLKLKDAVRPDCCRVADPIPYDGECFVRDIGKELEKLSRRHERMFVKRRRLMEMAVPNRRTCRFVPKCACLFSKTIEMVRPCDAQSHTRTEQLALPPVRRLLQRRRAAVHNGDKIGESILNRWLRYSYMSLYSRLANIQPLTKPKKKKKKSEKVLAKHDQYIQKLANPKKVPSPPKPERKTGTSDRARLKKLSTPRAFHEEVKRNWELTPEMKNYKASKRLNEISQPVQRENVHINESPEKVSPNALKYKPSARIKEMSEPLTTRDANQGLADVKENPFGIAPNALKYKPTNRIKELAEPKEFENTHIRENPFAISPAALKAKASPRLIELAKPKGG, via the exons ATGACCATCCAAAGACTGAAGTGCGACCTTAGCCCCGAGCTAACAACCTGCCTGAAACTAAAGGATGCAGTGCGTCCCGACTGTTGTCGCGTCGCAGACCCCATTCCCTACGATGGCGAGTGCTTTGTGCGAGACATTGGCAAGGAGCTGGAGAAGCTTAGCCGGCGCCACGAGCGGATGTTCGTGAAGCGGCGCCGCCTGATGGAGATGGCAGTTCCCAACCGTCGCACCTGCCGCTTCGTGCCCAAGTGCGCCTGCCTCTTCAGCAAAACGATCGAGATGGTGCGCCCCTGCGACGCCCAGTCCCACACCCGCACCGAGCAGCTTGCCCTGCCCCCTGTCCGCCGGCTGCTCCAGCGGCGTCGGGCGGCTGTCCACAACGGGGACAAGATCGGCGAATCGATCCTCAACCGGTGGCTTCGCTACAGCTACATGTCCCTGTACAGTCGGCTGGCCAACATCCAACCGCTTACCAAGCC taaaaagaagaagaagaagtcgGAAAAGGTACTGGCAAAGCACGACCAATATATTCAAAAGTTGGCCAATCCAAAAAAGGTGCCGTCGCCACCGAAACCA GAGCGCAAGACGGGCACGAGCGATCGAGCCCGATTGAAGAAGCTCTCGACCCCGAGGGCTTTCCACGAGGAGGTGAAGCGCAATTGGGAGCTTACCCCCGAGATGAAGAACTACAAGGCCTCGAAGCGGCTGAATGAGATTTCCCAGCCAGTTCAACGGGAGAACGTTCACATAAACGAATCTCCGGAGAAGGTGTCCCCGAACGCCCTCAAATACAAAC CGAGTGCCAGGATCAAGGAGATGTCCGAGCCGCTCACCACACGCGATGCCAACCAGGGACTGGCAGACGTCAAAGAGAATCCCTTCGGCATTGCCCCGAATGCTCTCAAGTACAAGCCCACCAATCGCATCAAGGAGCTGGCGGAGCCCAAAGAGTTTGAGAACACGCACATCCGGGAGAATCCGTTCGCCATCTCCCCGGCGGCTCTTAAGGCCAAGGCCTCGCCGCGCCTCATCGAACTGGCCAAGCCCAAGGGCGGATAG